Proteins found in one Brevibacillus brevis genomic segment:
- a CDS encoding SDR family oxidoreductase, protein MSGHLLRGKTAIVTGAASGMGKAIAMLFAAEGANVILADLNKEAAVAVAQELPQGKGYAVQTDVADDTSVVALVKETLEVYGSIDVLVNCAGVPQAFTPIEELTLEQWDRIMSVNTKSIFLTTRHAVPYMKEKGKGSIINIASIAGIRARPGLNAYCASKGAAIMLSKALAIELAPFQIRVNVINPGPAETPMLGKFINGDEAEVEAGKKDIFISSVPLGMLIQPEDIAQAALYLASDLSKIVTGEVMNVDGGRGI, encoded by the coding sequence ATGAGCGGGCACCTTTTGCGGGGAAAAACGGCGATTGTAACAGGGGCCGCGTCAGGAATGGGCAAGGCCATTGCGATGCTTTTTGCGGCCGAGGGAGCCAACGTCATCCTGGCTGATTTGAACAAAGAGGCGGCAGTAGCAGTCGCTCAAGAGCTGCCACAAGGGAAAGGTTATGCGGTGCAAACGGATGTGGCAGACGATACGAGTGTCGTTGCTCTCGTGAAGGAAACGCTCGAAGTGTACGGCTCGATTGATGTCCTGGTCAACTGCGCGGGTGTCCCCCAAGCGTTTACCCCCATTGAGGAGCTGACCTTGGAACAGTGGGATCGCATCATGTCTGTGAACACCAAGTCGATCTTTTTGACGACAAGGCATGCAGTTCCTTACATGAAGGAGAAGGGGAAAGGCAGCATCATCAATATCGCTTCGATTGCCGGAATTCGTGCACGTCCGGGACTGAACGCGTACTGCGCGTCCAAGGGGGCCGCTATCATGTTGAGCAAGGCACTGGCGATTGAGCTTGCTCCTTTTCAAATCCGGGTCAATGTCATCAATCCAGGGCCGGCAGAGACACCGATGCTGGGTAAGTTTATCAATGGGGATGAAGCGGAAGTAGAAGCCGGGAAAAAAGATATTTTCATCAGCAGTGTTCCGTTAGGCATGTTGATTCAGCCGGAGGATATCGCGCAGGCGGCTCTCTATTTGGCTTCTGATCTATCCAAAATTGTCACGGGCGAGGTCATGAATGTAGACGGTGGAAGAGGGATCTAA
- a CDS encoding aldehyde dehydrogenase family protein: MEARSYDLYIGGEWVKTESYIPVLHKYTGECIARIAKACQQHVTEAVEAAWETFKADKLTPFQRYKILLRASELMEDRRDEMERSLIREVGKTRKDAMNELDRTINTLRLSAEEAKKIHGEMIPLQATEGSENRLGFTIRVPKGVIGAITPFNYPLLLSTHKIAPALAAGNTLVVKPATVTPIATFLLVEILEEAGLPKGYVNIVTGAGSQVGEWLLDEERIAMYTFTGSGEVGRRIKERSGMRPVALELGNNSPNIVHLDADLELAARQTAARSFHNAGQACIAVQRIYVHESVMQAFSDLYISHVHQLKVGNPEDPETDVGPMISEKEASRTEEWVQEAISQGARSLLPVKREGALFYPAVLVDTRPEMKVVCREVFAPVVTIIPYSDLEDAFTQANDSEYGLQAGIFTRDLNVAMKAARVLEYGGVVINDVSTYRNDVMPYGGVKNSGLGKEGPRYAVEEMTEERMVVINL, from the coding sequence ATGGAAGCGAGATCGTATGATTTGTACATCGGTGGAGAATGGGTGAAAACCGAGAGCTACATCCCCGTCCTTCACAAGTACACGGGCGAGTGCATCGCGCGTATTGCCAAGGCTTGTCAGCAGCATGTAACAGAAGCGGTGGAAGCGGCGTGGGAGACGTTTAAGGCGGACAAATTAACACCTTTTCAGCGATACAAAATCTTGCTGAGAGCCTCTGAGCTCATGGAGGACCGCCGGGACGAGATGGAGCGATCCTTGATTCGCGAAGTGGGCAAAACACGCAAGGACGCGATGAATGAGCTGGATCGGACGATCAATACACTGCGCTTGTCAGCAGAGGAAGCCAAGAAGATTCACGGGGAAATGATTCCGCTGCAAGCAACGGAAGGCTCGGAAAACCGGCTGGGCTTTACCATTCGGGTGCCAAAGGGAGTAATCGGTGCTATTACGCCGTTTAACTATCCCTTGCTGCTCAGCACGCACAAGATCGCGCCAGCGCTAGCCGCAGGAAATACGCTGGTCGTTAAGCCAGCTACAGTCACGCCTATCGCAACCTTTTTGTTGGTGGAGATCCTGGAGGAAGCGGGCCTGCCAAAAGGCTATGTGAATATCGTGACAGGGGCAGGCAGTCAGGTAGGAGAATGGCTGCTGGATGAAGAGCGCATCGCCATGTACACCTTTACCGGGTCAGGAGAAGTCGGTCGCCGCATCAAGGAGCGAAGTGGCATGCGTCCCGTTGCGCTGGAGCTCGGCAACAACTCTCCCAATATTGTGCACCTCGATGCAGATTTGGAGCTGGCAGCCCGTCAAACAGCCGCCCGCAGCTTTCACAATGCTGGCCAGGCGTGCATTGCTGTTCAGCGCATTTACGTGCATGAATCGGTTATGCAGGCGTTCAGCGACTTGTATATCTCGCATGTTCATCAGTTGAAGGTAGGGAACCCGGAAGACCCTGAGACGGATGTCGGACCGATGATCAGTGAAAAAGAGGCGAGCCGTACAGAGGAATGGGTACAGGAAGCGATTAGCCAAGGGGCCAGATCGCTCTTGCCTGTCAAACGGGAGGGAGCTCTCTTCTATCCGGCTGTGTTGGTGGATACAAGGCCAGAGATGAAGGTGGTTTGCCGGGAAGTGTTCGCGCCCGTTGTCACGATCATTCCGTACAGTGATCTTGAAGATGCTTTTACACAAGCCAACGATTCGGAGTACGGCTTGCAGGCGGGGATTTTTACCCGTGATTTGAACGTCGCGATGAAAGCGGCACGCGTGCTGGAGTACGGTGGCGTGGTGATCAACGACGTATCGACCTACCGCAATGACGTCATGCCGTACGGCGGAGTCAAAAACAGCGGACTGGGCAAAGAAGGTCCGCGTTACGCAGTCGAAGAGATGACGGAAGAGCGGATGGTGGTGATCAACCTATGA
- a CDS encoding tartrate dehydrogenase, protein MLHYSIAVIPGDGIGPEVMEEGLKVLGAIEESHGGIRFARDVMDWNCSYYLQHGKMMPENGLHLLKDYDLILLGAIGAPEVPDHVSVWELILPIRRAFQQYVNLRPVKLLKGLESPLRYKGHADLDFVVVRENTEGEYSNMGGRMHQGTPYEMAVQNNVFTRYGTERILKYAYALAEKRSKKSVTAATKSNGINHSMPFWDEIVKEVSQEYPDIQTNLYHIDALAAYFITRPETFDVVVASNLFGDILTDLGAAIVGGLGLAPSANINPERKYPSMFEPIHGSAPDIAGKGIANPIAQVWSLAMMMDHLDLPELSTVIMNAIENVLQDGKVLTPDLGGTATTKELGDEIVRHIYQTTR, encoded by the coding sequence TTGCTACACTATTCCATTGCAGTAATTCCAGGAGACGGAATCGGTCCCGAAGTCATGGAAGAAGGCCTGAAGGTGTTGGGAGCTATAGAAGAAAGTCACGGTGGCATTCGGTTTGCTCGTGATGTCATGGATTGGAACTGTAGCTACTATCTCCAACACGGCAAAATGATGCCGGAGAATGGACTCCATCTTTTAAAAGACTATGATTTGATTCTGCTTGGTGCAATAGGTGCCCCCGAGGTTCCTGATCACGTCTCTGTGTGGGAGCTGATCTTGCCGATTCGCCGGGCATTCCAGCAGTATGTGAACCTTCGCCCGGTCAAGCTGCTCAAAGGTCTGGAAAGCCCCCTTCGCTATAAGGGGCATGCCGATCTCGATTTCGTCGTGGTGCGGGAGAACACAGAGGGTGAGTACTCCAATATGGGCGGGCGGATGCATCAGGGTACACCGTACGAAATGGCGGTGCAAAACAACGTATTTACCCGGTATGGCACAGAGCGCATCCTCAAGTACGCTTACGCACTGGCGGAGAAACGTTCGAAAAAGAGCGTGACTGCGGCAACGAAGTCCAATGGCATCAACCATTCCATGCCGTTTTGGGATGAGATCGTCAAGGAAGTCAGTCAGGAATACCCAGACATCCAGACCAATCTGTATCATATCGACGCACTCGCTGCCTATTTCATCACGCGACCAGAAACGTTTGACGTCGTAGTCGCGAGCAACTTGTTTGGTGACATTTTGACTGATCTCGGGGCGGCAATCGTTGGAGGTTTGGGCTTGGCTCCTTCTGCGAACATCAATCCGGAGCGCAAGTACCCATCCATGTTTGAGCCCATTCACGGCTCTGCGCCAGATATCGCGGGTAAAGGAATCGCCAATCCGATCGCACAAGTATGGAGCCTCGCCATGATGATGGATCATCTCGATCTGCCAGAGCTCAGTACTGTCATCATGAACGCTATCGAAAACGTGCTGCAAGATGGCAAGGTGCTCACTCCTGATCTTGGGGGGACGGCGACCACAAAAGAATTAGGAGACGAAATCGTTCGCCACATCTATCAAACAACGAGATAA
- a CDS encoding sigma-54-dependent Fis family transcriptional regulator, whose product MSTIVQQSWKRCQESNLKATEKVNDQIISARRIKEIIQDNHPLIRESLPLFNKLAPFLLSTEHIALLSDREGNIIQTIGDPVFANQAQKVQLQIGANWTEDYKGTNAIGTALIAQQPIQIQGEQHYFLENRFLACSAAPIFSPAGELLGIIDISTRKEYSHPFALTIACMIAEALQNRFLLADAERVIALPTSSSSGDGRGKLALVGLDRDERIVGLNGAAQQQLGKEALGTRVSAEQERAGRHVKDHRPRFWSAAPKVQLKPFPRLAGSCPLFLQAKMLGQKAAQVDFPVIILGESGTGKELFAKMVHETGPRALEPFIAVNCSSIPENLVESELFGYESGSFTGAHREGRIGKFEAAKKGTIFLDEIGDMSLRAQAALLRVLQEKVVTPVGSNQSRPIYARIIAATHRNLSEEIKAGRFRADLYYRLKGVTIHLPSLKKRSDIIQVAEHLLQQIDTEQAYILTTEAKDKLCAYSWPGNIRELQGVLIQAVFLAEGNTIDCDHIQLEGLMEADTSESADHDIPSLRETERKAIKKALEKSGGNVSKAAKMLQIGRNTLYRKIEEYQIGAPINQE is encoded by the coding sequence TTGTCGACGATTGTTCAGCAATCTTGGAAGCGCTGTCAGGAATCGAACCTCAAGGCTACGGAGAAGGTCAATGATCAAATCATTTCTGCCCGACGAATCAAAGAAATCATTCAAGATAATCACCCTCTGATTCGTGAAAGTCTCCCGCTGTTTAACAAGCTTGCTCCCTTTTTGTTATCGACAGAGCACATCGCACTCCTGTCTGACCGGGAAGGAAATATTATTCAAACGATCGGGGACCCGGTCTTCGCCAATCAGGCACAAAAAGTACAGCTGCAAATCGGAGCGAACTGGACAGAAGACTACAAAGGAACCAATGCGATTGGGACAGCACTGATCGCACAACAACCGATTCAGATACAGGGAGAGCAGCATTACTTTTTGGAAAATCGCTTTCTTGCTTGCTCGGCGGCGCCTATTTTTTCACCAGCGGGTGAGCTATTGGGCATCATTGACATTAGTACGCGTAAAGAATATTCCCACCCGTTTGCCCTAACTATTGCTTGCATGATCGCAGAGGCTCTGCAAAACCGCTTTTTGTTAGCAGATGCGGAGCGCGTGATTGCCTTACCAACGTCATCAAGCTCAGGAGATGGTCGAGGGAAGCTGGCACTCGTCGGCTTGGATCGGGACGAGCGTATCGTGGGCTTAAATGGGGCCGCGCAGCAGCAGCTCGGAAAGGAAGCCTTGGGAACTAGGGTAAGTGCCGAGCAAGAGCGTGCTGGCCGTCATGTAAAAGATCATCGCCCGCGTTTTTGGTCTGCGGCACCCAAAGTCCAGCTAAAGCCGTTTCCGCGTCTAGCTGGTTCATGCCCGCTCTTCTTGCAGGCAAAGATGCTCGGACAAAAGGCGGCTCAGGTAGATTTTCCTGTGATCATTTTAGGGGAAAGCGGTACGGGAAAAGAGCTGTTCGCTAAAATGGTCCATGAGACAGGGCCGCGTGCGCTTGAGCCTTTTATCGCAGTGAACTGCAGTTCAATTCCAGAAAATTTGGTCGAGAGTGAATTGTTTGGATATGAAAGCGGGTCATTCACAGGGGCACATCGAGAAGGAAGAATCGGAAAGTTTGAAGCGGCGAAAAAAGGCACGATCTTTTTGGATGAGATCGGGGATATGTCTTTGCGTGCGCAAGCGGCACTGCTGCGCGTTTTGCAGGAAAAGGTCGTCACTCCGGTGGGGAGCAATCAATCCCGCCCGATTTATGCGCGGATCATTGCCGCTACGCATCGAAACCTGTCAGAGGAGATCAAGGCGGGACGTTTTCGGGCGGATCTGTACTACCGGCTCAAAGGGGTCACCATTCATTTGCCGTCGTTGAAAAAGCGCAGTGATATCATCCAGGTGGCGGAGCATCTATTGCAGCAGATCGACACAGAACAAGCGTACATACTGACCACGGAGGCAAAGGACAAGCTGTGTGCTTATTCGTGGCCGGGCAATATCCGGGAACTGCAAGGCGTGCTGATTCAAGCGGTGTTTTTGGCAGAGGGGAACACCATTGATTGCGATCACATCCAGTTGGAGGGATTGATGGAAGCCGATACGTCTGAGTCTGCGGATCATGACATTCCTTCGTTGCGAGAAACAGAGAGAAAAGCGATCAAAAAGGCGCTCGAGAAAAGTGGCGGTAATGTAAGCAAAGCGGCCAAAATGCTGCAAATCGGACGCAATACCTTGTATCGCAAAATAGAAGAATACCAGATTGGGGCACCGATTAATCAGGAATAG
- a CDS encoding helix-turn-helix transcriptional regulator yields MKNRIKEFREKGNISQGRLAELCKVSRQTINAIENNKYDPSLQLAFDLAGNLGVTIDELFQPYSEE; encoded by the coding sequence GTGAAAAATCGAATAAAGGAATTTCGAGAAAAAGGGAACATCTCGCAAGGCAGGCTGGCTGAGCTGTGCAAGGTTAGCAGACAGACGATCAATGCGATCGAGAACAACAAATACGACCCGAGCCTGCAATTGGCTTTTGATTTGGCGGGCAATTTAGGGGTAACGATTGACGAGCTGTTTCAACCATACAGTGAGGAGTGA
- the adh gene encoding aldehyde dehydrogenase — MIYAQPGQAGSKVTFKNRYENYIGGNWVPPVKGEYFENVSPVTGKVFCEVARSTAEDIELALDAAHEAKDAWGRTSVAQRANILLKIADRMEANLEMLANAETWENGKPVRETLAADIPLAIDHFRYFAGAIRAQESTLAEIDNDTVAYHFHEPLGVVGQIIPWNFPLLMATWKLAPALAAGNCVVLKPAEQTPASILVLMELVGDLLPPGVVNVVNGFGLEAGKPLASSNRIAKIAFTGETTTGRLIMQYASQNIIPVTLELGGKSPNIFFPDVAAKDDAFFNKAIEGFVLFALNQGEVCTCPSRALIHESIYDQFMERALQRVANIKQGNPLDTDTMIGAQASLEQVEKILSYLDIGKQEGAECLIGGSRAQLAGELEGGYYIQPTVFKGHNKMRIFQEEIFGPVVSVTTFKDTEEALTMANDTLYGLGAGVWTRDTNTAYRMGREIQAGRVWTNCYHAYPAHAAFGGYKMSGIGRETHKMMLSHYQQTKNLLVSYSDQALGFF; from the coding sequence ATGATCTATGCTCAGCCCGGCCAAGCCGGCTCCAAGGTGACTTTCAAAAATCGTTATGAAAACTACATCGGGGGTAATTGGGTTCCGCCAGTAAAAGGTGAGTATTTCGAAAACGTATCACCTGTAACAGGCAAGGTTTTTTGCGAGGTAGCCCGCTCGACAGCCGAAGATATTGAGCTGGCACTGGACGCTGCCCATGAAGCAAAAGACGCGTGGGGCCGTACCTCTGTTGCACAACGCGCGAATATTTTGTTAAAAATCGCGGATCGGATGGAAGCAAATCTGGAGATGCTGGCAAACGCAGAGACGTGGGAAAACGGCAAGCCCGTTCGTGAAACACTCGCGGCCGACATCCCGCTGGCGATTGACCATTTCCGTTACTTCGCCGGAGCAATCCGCGCTCAAGAAAGTACACTCGCCGAAATCGATAACGATACGGTCGCTTACCATTTCCATGAGCCACTCGGTGTCGTTGGTCAAATTATTCCTTGGAACTTCCCGCTCCTCATGGCTACTTGGAAGCTGGCTCCAGCCTTGGCAGCGGGCAACTGCGTCGTCCTCAAGCCAGCGGAGCAAACTCCTGCTTCCATCTTGGTGCTGATGGAGTTGGTCGGCGACCTGCTCCCTCCTGGTGTCGTCAACGTCGTGAACGGCTTCGGTCTGGAAGCGGGTAAACCTCTCGCTTCAAGCAATCGCATCGCGAAAATCGCCTTTACGGGTGAAACGACGACAGGTCGCTTGATCATGCAATACGCTTCCCAAAATATTATTCCGGTGACGCTGGAGCTGGGCGGAAAATCGCCAAACATCTTCTTCCCGGATGTGGCTGCAAAAGACGATGCCTTCTTTAACAAAGCCATTGAAGGATTCGTACTGTTTGCGCTCAACCAAGGCGAGGTTTGCACATGCCCATCCCGCGCGCTCATCCACGAAAGCATCTACGACCAATTTATGGAGCGTGCCCTGCAACGCGTAGCCAATATCAAGCAAGGAAATCCGCTCGATACAGATACGATGATCGGCGCGCAAGCTTCTTTGGAGCAGGTAGAAAAAATCCTCTCCTACCTGGATATCGGCAAACAAGAAGGAGCCGAATGCCTGATTGGAGGATCTCGTGCACAGCTTGCAGGGGAACTCGAGGGCGGCTACTACATCCAGCCAACTGTCTTTAAAGGCCACAACAAGATGCGTATCTTCCAGGAAGAAATCTTCGGTCCGGTCGTCTCCGTAACGACCTTCAAGGATACAGAAGAAGCGCTCACCATGGCAAATGATACGCTGTATGGCTTGGGTGCTGGTGTATGGACACGCGACACGAACACAGCCTACCGCATGGGCCGCGAAATTCAGGCTGGTCGCGTTTGGACCAACTGCTACCACGCTTACCCGGCTCACGCAGCGTTTGGCGGTTACAAAATGTCCGGTATCGGCCGCGAGACACACAAAATGATGCTGTCTCACTACCAACAAACGAAAAACCTGCTTGTCAGCTACAGCGATCAAGCTCTGGGCTTCTTTTGA
- a CDS encoding DUF779 domain-containing protein gives MSQPEKVLATDAALALIERLRTKHGDLMFHQSGGCCDGSSPMCYPLGEFLVGEQDILLGEIGGCPFYMGKAQYEYWKHTQLIIDVVNGRGGMFSLEGPEGVRFLTRSRVFPDTEPE, from the coding sequence ATGAGCCAGCCAGAAAAAGTGCTCGCGACAGATGCTGCACTGGCATTGATTGAACGGCTTCGCACCAAACACGGTGACCTGATGTTTCACCAATCAGGGGGCTGCTGCGATGGCAGCTCTCCCATGTGTTACCCGCTCGGAGAATTTCTTGTGGGTGAGCAGGACATCCTGTTAGGCGAGATCGGTGGCTGCCCGTTCTACATGGGCAAAGCGCAGTATGAGTATTGGAAGCACACGCAGCTCATCATTGACGTCGTGAATGGGCGTGGCGGAATGTTTTCGCTGGAAGGGCCGGAGGGAGTACGCTTCCTCACTCGATCACGGGTATTTCCAGACACGGAACCGGAATAA